One region of Corynebacterium capitovis DSM 44611 genomic DNA includes:
- a CDS encoding ABC transporter ATP-binding protein, whose product MDLLRILTRASRPYTGVIVAVIVLQLITTIATLYLPDLNANIIDTGVAQADVPYIWRTGGVMLAVAFVQVIAAVGAVWLSARAAMGVGRDVRRLVYTKVSSFSAEDLAHFGAPTLVTRGTNDVQQVQMVFILFLSFMVAAPIMAIGGVIMALRQDPGMSWLVVAAVAVLAVVVGVLISLLMPMFKKMQDRLDTINGVLREHIAGIRVVRAFGREEFESKRFTDANSDITRVSRNIGRVFVLLFPVIMLILNVATAAVLWFGGHRVDAGLVEVGSLTAFMQYLMQILVAVMMGTFMMMMLPRAIVCARRIAELLQHTPSIPEPATTVTPAAADGVVTFDSVSYTYPGAAEPVLHDISFTATPGTTTAIIGSTGSGKSTLLSLIPRLRDATSGAVLLDGTSVTTMSRPDIVSRVSLVPQKAYLFSGTVASNLRMGRPGATDEELWDALRVAQAAFVEDLDMPIAQGGTNVSGGQRQRLSIARMFVAHPAVYLFDDSFSALDATTDARVREAMTEYTRSATVVLVAQRVASISHADQILVLDAGRIVARGTHEELLSGSETYREICESQREVNA is encoded by the coding sequence GTGGATCTCCTCAGAATCCTCACCCGTGCGTCGAGGCCGTATACGGGTGTGATCGTTGCGGTCATCGTCTTGCAGCTCATCACGACGATCGCCACGCTGTACCTGCCCGACCTCAACGCAAACATCATTGACACCGGTGTCGCCCAGGCCGACGTCCCCTACATCTGGCGAACAGGCGGGGTCATGCTCGCCGTCGCCTTCGTCCAAGTCATCGCGGCGGTGGGCGCCGTGTGGCTCTCTGCCCGCGCCGCGATGGGCGTCGGCAGAGACGTGCGCCGCTTGGTGTACACGAAGGTGAGCAGTTTCTCCGCCGAAGACCTCGCGCACTTCGGCGCACCCACCCTGGTCACCCGCGGCACCAACGACGTGCAGCAAGTCCAGATGGTGTTCATCCTGTTTCTCAGCTTCATGGTCGCCGCCCCCATCATGGCGATCGGCGGTGTGATCATGGCGCTGCGCCAGGACCCCGGAATGTCCTGGCTTGTCGTCGCCGCCGTCGCGGTCCTCGCCGTCGTGGTGGGCGTTCTCATTTCCCTGCTCATGCCCATGTTTAAAAAGATGCAGGACCGGCTGGACACGATCAACGGCGTGCTGCGTGAGCACATCGCCGGGATCCGAGTCGTGCGCGCCTTCGGACGGGAGGAGTTTGAAAGCAAGCGGTTCACCGACGCCAACAGCGACATCACCCGTGTTTCTCGCAACATCGGCCGCGTCTTCGTTCTCCTCTTCCCGGTCATCATGCTGATCCTCAACGTGGCCACGGCCGCCGTGTTGTGGTTCGGCGGGCACCGCGTCGACGCGGGCCTGGTGGAAGTCGGCTCGCTAACCGCGTTCATGCAGTACCTCATGCAGATACTCGTGGCCGTCATGATGGGCACGTTCATGATGATGATGCTGCCCCGCGCCATCGTCTGCGCTCGCCGCATCGCGGAGCTTCTCCAGCACACGCCCAGTATCCCCGAGCCCGCTACCACGGTGACGCCCGCGGCAGCGGATGGTGTTGTCACCTTCGACTCGGTGTCCTACACTTACCCCGGCGCGGCCGAACCCGTCCTCCACGATATTTCTTTCACCGCGACGCCCGGCACGACTACGGCGATCATCGGGTCAACCGGATCGGGTAAGTCGACGCTGCTCTCCCTCATCCCTCGCCTGCGGGACGCGACTTCCGGGGCAGTTCTTCTCGACGGCACCAGCGTGACCACCATGTCACGCCCCGATATCGTCTCGCGCGTCTCACTCGTGCCGCAGAAGGCGTACTTGTTTAGCGGCACCGTCGCCTCAAACCTGCGGATGGGCCGCCCCGGTGCCACGGATGAGGAACTGTGGGATGCCCTCCGCGTCGCCCAGGCCGCCTTCGTCGAGGACCTCGACATGCCCATCGCCCAGGGTGGCACGAACGTCTCCGGGGGCCAACGTCAACGCCTCAGCATCGCCCGGATGTTTGTGGCGCACCCCGCGGTCTACCTCTTCGACGATTCCTTCTCCGCGCTCGACGCGACGACGGACGCCAGGGTGCGCGAGGCGATGACCGAGTACACCCGCTCGGCCACGGTCGTGCTGGTGGCGCAGCGTGTGGCGTCGATAAGCCATGCCGACCAGATCCTCGTCTTGGACGCCGGGCGGATCGTCGCACGTGGCACTCACGAGGAGCTGTTGAGCGGAAGCGAAACCTACCGCGAGATCTGCGAGTCTCAACGGGAGGTGAACGCATGA
- a CDS encoding FAD-dependent oxidoreductase → MSLRVAVIGAGPAGIYASDLLIRNEDHDIHVDLFEQMPAPFGLIRYGVAPDHPRIKGIVTSLHRVLDKPHLRLLGNIEVGKDVTIEELRDYYDAIVISTGAVRDRELLIPGGDTSIGAGEFVGFYDGNPRFERSWNLQAREVAVIGVGNVALDISRILAKTGDELLVTEIPDNVHDSLRANRAKVVHMFGRRGPANAKFTPKELRELDESDTIQVLVDPEDIDYDQASEDLRRADKSIDLNCQVLEQYAMREPDDSPHKIHIHFFEEPVEVLTEGDAIVGIRTERQEFDGEGGVRGTGSFTDWPVQQVYHAIGYRSEPVEGVPFDLERNVIPNDGGHVLGEEGFEDSLYVTGWIKRGPVGLIGNTKSDAKETTDMLIADADAGKLNTPKHTDADAIIGLLEERNIAYTTWDGWYRLDEAERALGAECSRLPRERKKIVEWEDMVERARTVPQVP, encoded by the coding sequence ATGAGTCTGCGCGTCGCTGTGATTGGCGCTGGCCCCGCCGGCATTTACGCCTCCGACCTGCTCATTCGCAACGAAGATCACGACATCCACGTCGACCTCTTCGAGCAGATGCCGGCGCCATTCGGCCTCATCCGCTACGGGGTCGCGCCGGACCACCCCCGCATCAAGGGAATCGTCACCTCCCTTCACCGCGTGCTGGATAAGCCTCACCTGCGCCTGCTGGGCAACATCGAGGTGGGTAAGGACGTGACCATTGAGGAGTTGCGCGATTACTATGACGCGATCGTCATCTCTACCGGTGCTGTGCGCGACCGCGAGCTGCTCATCCCTGGTGGAGACACGTCCATCGGCGCAGGCGAGTTCGTCGGCTTCTACGACGGCAACCCACGCTTCGAGCGGTCCTGGAACCTGCAGGCGCGCGAGGTCGCTGTCATTGGCGTGGGCAACGTCGCCCTCGACATCTCCCGCATCCTGGCCAAGACCGGCGACGAGCTTCTTGTCACCGAAATCCCCGACAACGTACACGACTCGCTGCGCGCCAACCGCGCCAAGGTGGTGCACATGTTCGGCCGACGCGGCCCCGCCAACGCGAAGTTCACCCCCAAGGAGTTGCGCGAGCTCGACGAGTCCGACACCATCCAGGTGCTCGTCGACCCCGAAGACATCGATTACGACCAGGCCTCGGAGGACCTACGCCGCGCGGACAAGTCCATCGACCTGAACTGCCAGGTCCTCGAGCAGTACGCTATGCGCGAGCCCGACGACAGCCCGCACAAGATCCACATCCACTTCTTTGAGGAGCCGGTCGAGGTGCTCACCGAGGGCGACGCGATCGTCGGAATCCGCACCGAGCGCCAGGAGTTCGACGGCGAGGGCGGCGTCCGCGGGACCGGGTCGTTTACCGATTGGCCGGTGCAGCAGGTCTACCACGCCATCGGATACCGCTCCGAGCCCGTTGAGGGAGTGCCCTTCGACCTCGAGCGCAACGTCATCCCCAACGACGGCGGCCACGTGCTCGGTGAGGAGGGTTTTGAAGACTCCCTCTACGTCACCGGCTGGATCAAGCGCGGCCCGGTCGGCTTGATCGGCAACACCAAGTCGGATGCGAAAGAAACGACCGACATGCTGATCGCCGACGCTGACGCCGGCAAGCTGAACACCCCGAAGCACACCGACGCGGACGCGATCATCGGCCTGCTGGAGGAGCGCAATATCGCCTACACCACGTGGGACGGCTGGTACCGCTTGGACGAAGCCGAGCGTGCCCTCGGCGCCGAGTGCAGCCGCCTGCCGCGCGAGCGCAAGAAGATCGTCGAGTGGGAGGACATGGTCGAGCGGGCCCGCACCGTGCCGCAGGTGCCGTAG
- a CDS encoding 3-hydroxyacyl-CoA dehydrogenase yields MTKTKTVSVLGAGNLGAQIAYRLAFYGHDVTSYDINDDAIEAAKRRVQTIAGNYTRDLEGVSEDTAAAAAAAITFTTTLEDAARDADYVIEAVPENLEIKRDTYTRLARFLPEKTVLLTNTSTLLPSDFKDATGRPEKFLAYHFANNIHIANVVEVMPTRDTNPEIVEQVIEFAQTMGMRPIRLHREHAKYIINSFYSTWVDQARDMWVKGVADIETLDEVAAMIAGSEQLSPFLAQDNTGLGVAYEITKNRAATGDPLAAEFSRRLKQEFIDKGNIGKESGQGFYVYDENGNPTGLSEAAKKKYPPVDPGK; encoded by the coding sequence ATGACAAAGACCAAGACTGTTTCTGTGCTGGGCGCCGGTAACCTCGGTGCCCAAATTGCCTACCGCCTCGCCTTTTACGGCCACGATGTCACCTCCTACGACATCAATGACGACGCCATCGAAGCCGCGAAGAGACGGGTACAAACGATCGCCGGCAACTACACCCGCGATCTTGAGGGAGTTTCCGAAGACACGGCCGCGGCCGCCGCTGCTGCCATCACTTTCACGACGACCCTCGAGGACGCAGCCAGAGACGCCGACTACGTTATCGAGGCCGTGCCCGAGAACCTAGAGATCAAGCGGGACACCTACACACGCCTGGCCAGGTTCTTGCCGGAGAAGACCGTCCTTCTCACAAACACCTCGACTCTGCTGCCCAGCGACTTCAAGGACGCAACCGGGCGGCCCGAGAAGTTCTTGGCCTACCACTTTGCGAACAATATCCACATCGCCAACGTCGTCGAGGTTATGCCGACTCGAGATACGAACCCGGAAATCGTAGAACAGGTGATCGAGTTTGCGCAGACGATGGGCATGCGCCCCATCCGGCTGCACCGCGAGCACGCGAAGTACATCATCAACTCCTTCTACTCCACCTGGGTCGACCAAGCGCGCGACATGTGGGTCAAGGGAGTCGCTGATATTGAAACGCTGGATGAGGTCGCCGCCATGATCGCGGGGTCCGAACAGCTCAGTCCGTTCCTCGCGCAGGACAACACCGGATTGGGCGTGGCCTACGAGATCACGAAGAATCGCGCAGCAACGGGCGACCCGCTTGCCGCCGAGTTCAGCCGACGCCTGAAGCAAGAATTCATCGACAAGGGCAACATCGGAAAAGAGTCCGGCCAAGGTTTCTATGTCTACGACGAAAATGGCAACCCCACTGGGCTGTCCGAGGCCGCGAAGAAGAAGTACCCGCCGGTCGATCCTGGGAAGTAG
- a CDS encoding pyridoxal phosphate-dependent aminotransferase has product MSKKQAELETSKSVAPGVKKHRHFDQADKLKNVFYDIRGPVSATAEDMERDGHTILKLNTGNPAIFGFDAPDVIMRDMIAALPTSQGYSTSKGIIPARRAVVTRYEEIEAFPPFDIDDVYLGNGVSELISMATQALLNDGDEILIPTPDYPLWTAASTLAGGTPVHYVCDEEDNWNPSLEDIRAKVSPRTKAIVVINPNNPTGAVYSRETLEGIAAIAREHELIVFADEIYDRILYDGAHHISMAEVGPDLLTVTFNGLSKAYRVAGYRAGWMIITGPRRRAKGFIEGLDLLSGTRLCANVPGQHAIQVALGGRQSIYQLTGAGGRLLEQRDVAVNKLREIPGVSVVEPKGALYAFPKIDTQMYNIHDDERFMLDLLKSEKILMVQGTGFNYPTPDHFRVVTLPWASQLENAIERLGNFLSDYHQH; this is encoded by the coding sequence ATGAGTAAAAAGCAAGCGGAGCTGGAGACGTCGAAAAGCGTGGCCCCGGGAGTGAAGAAGCACCGCCACTTTGACCAGGCGGACAAGCTGAAGAACGTCTTTTACGACATTCGCGGGCCCGTGAGCGCCACCGCCGAGGACATGGAGCGCGATGGGCACACGATCCTGAAGCTCAACACGGGCAATCCGGCGATCTTCGGCTTCGACGCCCCCGACGTGATCATGCGCGACATGATCGCGGCGCTGCCCACCTCCCAGGGGTACTCCACGTCCAAGGGCATCATCCCCGCGCGCCGCGCCGTGGTCACCCGGTACGAGGAGATCGAGGCCTTCCCCCCCTTCGACATCGACGACGTCTACCTGGGCAACGGCGTGTCCGAGCTGATCTCGATGGCCACGCAGGCCCTGCTCAACGACGGCGATGAGATCCTTATCCCCACACCCGATTACCCGCTCTGGACGGCCGCGTCCACCCTCGCGGGTGGCACCCCCGTGCACTACGTGTGCGACGAGGAAGACAACTGGAACCCCTCGCTCGAAGACATCCGGGCCAAGGTTTCGCCACGCACCAAGGCCATCGTGGTGATCAACCCGAACAACCCGACCGGGGCGGTGTACTCGCGCGAAACCCTCGAGGGCATCGCGGCCATTGCGCGCGAGCACGAGCTGATCGTCTTCGCCGACGAGATCTACGACCGCATTCTTTACGACGGAGCCCACCACATCTCCATGGCCGAAGTCGGCCCCGACCTGCTCACCGTCACCTTTAACGGGTTGTCCAAGGCGTACCGCGTCGCGGGGTACCGCGCCGGGTGGATGATCATCACCGGGCCGCGCCGCCGCGCCAAGGGCTTCATCGAGGGCCTTGATCTGCTCTCCGGCACGCGGTTGTGCGCCAACGTTCCGGGCCAGCACGCCATCCAGGTCGCCCTCGGTGGCCGGCAATCGATCTACCAGCTCACCGGTGCGGGCGGGCGGCTGCTGGAGCAGCGCGACGTCGCCGTGAACAAGCTGCGCGAGATCCCCGGCGTGTCCGTCGTCGAGCCGAAGGGGGCACTCTACGCCTTCCCCAAGATCGACACCCAGATGTACAACATCCACGACGACGAACGCTTCATGCTGGACCTGCTCAAATCCGAGAAGATACTTATGGTTCAGGGCACGGGCTTCAACTACCCCACCCCCGACCACTTCCGCGTGGTCACCCTGCCGTGGGCGTCACAGCTGGAGAATGCGATCGAACGGCTGGGCAACTTCCTCAGCGACTACCACCAGCACTAG
- a CDS encoding DUF1707 SHOCT-like domain-containing protein, whose amino-acid sequence MSTSYGNFRISDAERSEATTALSRALGEGRITMDEFDQRCSRIAAAQFHSDLAEVFADLPQNPTGVGAVPAPSTGNVAVYTAPEIAAARRSGQHIRAGVFWLGSIGAVGATSLLTAVSGSGAPALLLLLIPTLFILLYVMKVGPNSWYAPSLRQLERHRRQLVKAKQLEIEAANAQQAALLRVQRQHQLEQLKSDALDVAQQTMSRFRKR is encoded by the coding sequence GTGAGCACCTCGTACGGGAACTTCCGCATCAGCGATGCCGAGCGATCTGAAGCGACGACTGCCCTGAGCCGCGCGCTCGGCGAGGGCAGGATCACAATGGACGAGTTCGACCAGCGGTGCTCCCGGATCGCCGCGGCTCAGTTCCACTCCGACCTCGCGGAGGTCTTCGCGGACCTGCCCCAGAACCCGACCGGCGTGGGTGCGGTGCCGGCGCCGAGCACCGGGAACGTCGCCGTGTACACGGCGCCGGAAATCGCCGCTGCACGCCGCTCGGGCCAGCACATCCGGGCCGGCGTGTTCTGGCTCGGATCCATCGGCGCGGTGGGTGCCACATCGCTGCTTACCGCGGTATCCGGCAGTGGAGCCCCCGCCCTTCTCCTGCTGCTTATCCCCACGTTATTCATCCTGCTATACGTCATGAAGGTCGGCCCGAATTCTTGGTACGCCCCCAGCCTGCGCCAGCTGGAGCGCCACCGCCGCCAGCTGGTCAAGGCGAAGCAGCTTGAAATCGAGGCCGCGAACGCGCAGCAAGCGGCTCTCCTTCGCGTCCAGCGCCAGCACCAATTGGAGCAATTGAAGTCCGATGCGCTCGACGTCGCTCAGCAAACTATGAGCCGGTTCAGGAAACGGTAG
- a CDS encoding ABC transporter ATP-binding protein produces the protein MSEHLTNEQLAAYEEKMAGDDFGGRAPRKVKAFWPSAKRLIGLLAPYKLSLAAVLVMNAASVLLSVYAPRVLGHATDVIFSGAVSTMLPAGVSKEQAIDGLRAAGQDRFADMAQAMDLRPGEGIDFDRLRTFILAVVALYVFSSLLMWLQGAVLNRITMSSVFRLRQDVEAKLNRLPLNYFDSRQRGDVMSRTTNDVDNIQQALQQALSQLFNSLLMLLGIVAMMFWISWQLALVALLALPLTGLLVAVIGSRSQRQFTAQWKSTGELNGHVEESFTGHEVALIFGRTDALREEFDARNEALYTSSRSAQFLANSMQPIMQFVSYLSYVVIAVFGGLKVASGHMTLGDATAFIQYSRQFNQPLGELAGMAQMIQSGVASAERVFEFLDAEEEHPDAATATLDTPTSGLVEFDHVSFSYTDEPLIQDLSLRVAPGQTAAIVGPTGAGKTTLVNLLMRFYDIDDGVIRIDGVDTRSLSRAELRGNIGMVLQDAVLFKGTIWDNIRYGRLDATDEEILAAAKATYVDRFVHSLPDGYDTVVDQDGGSVSAGERQLITIARAFLSRPAILILDEATSSVDTRTEVLVQDAMKALRSDRTSFVIAHRLSTIRDADLILVMEAGRIVEQGTHRELLAKEGAYWQLNQSQFAGDD, from the coding sequence ATGAGCGAGCACTTAACCAACGAGCAGCTGGCCGCGTACGAAGAGAAGATGGCTGGAGACGACTTCGGCGGCAGGGCACCGCGGAAGGTCAAAGCGTTTTGGCCCTCGGCGAAGCGCCTGATTGGCTTACTCGCCCCGTACAAGCTGAGCCTAGCCGCCGTGTTGGTTATGAACGCGGCGTCCGTCCTCCTCTCCGTCTACGCGCCCCGCGTCCTAGGCCACGCGACGGACGTGATCTTCTCCGGAGCTGTGTCCACAATGCTGCCCGCCGGCGTGAGCAAGGAACAGGCGATCGACGGGTTGCGCGCGGCGGGGCAAGACCGATTCGCGGACATGGCCCAGGCCATGGACCTGCGCCCCGGTGAAGGCATCGACTTCGACCGTCTGCGCACGTTCATCCTCGCGGTAGTCGCACTCTACGTCTTTTCGAGTCTGTTGATGTGGCTGCAAGGCGCGGTGCTCAACAGGATCACCATGTCGTCTGTCTTCCGGCTGCGACAGGACGTGGAGGCGAAGCTCAACAGGCTGCCGCTGAACTACTTCGATTCGCGCCAGCGTGGCGACGTCATGTCGCGCACCACCAACGACGTGGACAACATCCAGCAGGCCCTGCAGCAGGCGCTGTCCCAGTTGTTCAATTCCCTCTTGATGCTGCTCGGGATTGTGGCAATGATGTTCTGGATCTCGTGGCAGCTCGCTCTTGTGGCGCTGCTCGCGCTGCCGCTGACCGGGCTTTTGGTCGCCGTGATCGGCTCCCGCAGCCAGCGCCAGTTCACCGCGCAGTGGAAGTCCACGGGCGAGCTCAACGGGCACGTAGAGGAGTCCTTCACCGGCCACGAGGTTGCGCTCATCTTCGGCCGGACGGACGCACTGCGCGAGGAGTTCGACGCGCGCAACGAGGCCCTCTACACCTCCTCGCGGTCCGCGCAGTTCCTGGCCAACTCGATGCAGCCGATCATGCAGTTCGTCTCCTACCTTTCCTACGTGGTGATCGCGGTGTTCGGTGGGCTTAAGGTCGCATCAGGGCACATGACGCTTGGCGACGCCACCGCGTTCATCCAGTACTCGCGCCAGTTCAACCAACCGCTCGGTGAGCTCGCTGGCATGGCGCAGATGATCCAGTCTGGTGTCGCTTCCGCGGAGCGCGTCTTCGAATTCCTCGACGCGGAGGAAGAACACCCGGACGCCGCCACGGCCACGCTCGACACGCCCACCTCCGGGCTCGTCGAGTTCGACCACGTATCCTTCTCCTACACCGACGAGCCCCTCATCCAGGACTTGTCCCTGCGGGTGGCTCCCGGCCAGACCGCGGCGATTGTCGGCCCGACAGGCGCGGGCAAGACCACCCTTGTCAACCTGCTCATGCGCTTCTACGACATCGACGACGGGGTGATCCGCATCGACGGCGTGGACACGCGCTCGCTCTCCCGCGCCGAGCTGCGAGGAAACATCGGCATGGTCCTGCAGGACGCGGTCCTATTCAAGGGCACGATCTGGGACAACATTCGCTACGGCCGGCTCGACGCCACCGACGAGGAGATCCTCGCCGCCGCCAAGGCCACCTACGTGGACCGCTTCGTGCACTCGCTTCCCGACGGCTACGACACCGTGGTCGACCAAGACGGCGGCTCCGTCTCGGCCGGGGAGCGCCAGCTGATCACGATTGCCCGCGCCTTTCTGTCGCGGCCGGCCATCCTCATCCTCGACGAAGCCACGTCTTCCGTAGACACCCGCACGGAGGTCCTCGTCCAGGATGCGATGAAGGCGCTGCGCTCAGACCGCACGTCCTTCGTCATCGCCCACCGGTTGTCCACGATCCGCGACGCGGACCTCATCCTCGTCATGGAGGCTGGGCGCATCGTCGAACAGGGAACGCACCGGGAGCTGCTGGCCAAGGAGGGTGCGTACTGGCAGCTCAACCAGTCCCAGTTCGCCGGAGACGACTAG